In Streptomyces dangxiongensis, one DNA window encodes the following:
- a CDS encoding restriction endonuclease subunit S produces MSVEWPLRRLTDVVSLPKGQVSPLDPPYRSQFLLAPDHVEPGTGAILRLETAEWQGAISGKYVVRPGDVVFSKIRPALRKVALADFTGICSADMYPLRPREEMVGGFVKAVLLGDQFSRYVESLSGRTGIPKVNRGDLEGFWLPVPPLSEQRRIVEVIDSFTGLERGIEASIAKFDALRSGLMEELAELECGQFGEVLKQGPQNGIYKPARSYGLQGTPIVRIDSFSRGKSDLTRGLLRVSVKGSEIAQYGLDVGDIVINRVNTPDLVGKSTSVRRLIEPTIFESNMMRCKLIYSAADPVFTETWLGSSIVKRYFLQCAKSAISQASINGDDVRNCPFPKMSLPGQLAFLERLNAVDDQRLAEAAELAKLRQLKQGLVDDLLSGRVAVSAAVA; encoded by the coding sequence ATGTCGGTTGAGTGGCCACTTCGGCGGCTGACCGATGTGGTGAGCCTCCCCAAGGGGCAAGTGAGTCCCCTAGACCCTCCGTATAGAAGCCAGTTCTTGCTCGCGCCGGATCACGTAGAGCCCGGTACAGGTGCGATCCTCAGGCTGGAGACTGCTGAATGGCAAGGGGCTATCAGCGGCAAGTATGTAGTTCGCCCTGGGGACGTCGTATTCAGTAAGATCAGGCCTGCGCTAAGGAAAGTAGCTCTCGCCGACTTTACGGGGATCTGCTCGGCAGATATGTATCCACTGCGACCAAGGGAGGAGATGGTTGGGGGTTTTGTCAAGGCTGTCCTTCTCGGTGATCAGTTTTCGCGATACGTGGAGAGTCTTTCGGGGCGTACTGGAATCCCAAAAGTCAACAGAGGGGACTTGGAGGGGTTCTGGTTGCCAGTTCCGCCGCTCAGTGAACAGCGGCGGATCGTTGAGGTAATCGACAGTTTTACTGGGCTGGAGCGGGGCATCGAGGCGTCGATCGCTAAGTTTGACGCATTGCGCTCCGGATTGATGGAGGAGCTTGCCGAGCTGGAGTGCGGGCAGTTCGGTGAGGTGCTCAAACAAGGACCCCAGAACGGTATCTACAAGCCCGCACGCTCGTATGGCCTGCAAGGTACTCCCATCGTGCGCATCGATAGTTTCTCCAGGGGGAAGTCGGACCTTACTCGAGGTCTTTTGCGAGTCTCCGTGAAGGGTAGCGAAATTGCACAATACGGGCTCGACGTGGGGGATATCGTAATCAATCGCGTGAATACGCCCGATCTCGTTGGCAAATCGACATCGGTGCGACGTTTGATCGAGCCCACGATCTTCGAGTCAAACATGATGCGTTGTAAGCTGATTTACTCCGCAGCCGACCCTGTGTTTACGGAGACTTGGTTGGGGAGCTCGATAGTTAAGCGGTACTTTCTGCAGTGCGCCAAGAGCGCCATCTCTCAGGCCAGCATCAATGGCGATGACGTGCGCAATTGTCCGTTCCCGAAAATGAGTTTGCCAGGGCAGTTGGCGTTTCTTGAGCGGCTCAATGCCGTGGACGATCAGAGACTGGCAGAGGCGGCCGAGCTTGCGAAATTGCGTCAACTCAAGCAGGGGCTTGTGGATGACTTGCTGTCGGGACGGGTTGCGGTATCTGCTGCGGTGGCCTGA
- a CDS encoding helix-turn-helix domain-containing protein: MSNIYGEWLKAQREAAGLTQQELATAAVMTRSHIAHIEAGRRTPSKEDARRLDRALNTGDVLSSFLPDDDTAVAGYFEAALQLEQQATMIREFALSFIPGILQTGRYARAVLSTSFPPVGEAECDRLVVTRLERAKILEDPVTPVVWALLDEAVLRRVVGGPEVMAEQLRHIVKLVESGRVRVHVLPFGLGVHPLMQSMLTLLNFEDQPPVAYSEGIQVGKIHDSPAMVDRLEGTYDLALGDAMPLKESLTLMRATAKDYEHRE; the protein is encoded by the coding sequence ATGAGCAACATCTATGGGGAGTGGTTGAAGGCGCAGCGCGAGGCGGCCGGGCTGACGCAGCAGGAGCTGGCGACGGCCGCCGTCATGACGCGTTCGCACATCGCCCACATCGAGGCGGGCCGGCGCACCCCGTCCAAGGAGGACGCGAGACGCCTCGACAGGGCGCTGAACACGGGCGATGTGCTCAGCAGCTTCCTGCCGGACGACGACACGGCTGTCGCGGGGTACTTCGAGGCGGCCCTTCAGCTCGAACAGCAGGCGACGATGATCCGCGAGTTCGCTCTGTCGTTCATCCCCGGCATCCTCCAGACGGGAAGGTACGCGCGTGCGGTTCTGAGTACGTCGTTCCCTCCCGTGGGTGAAGCGGAATGTGACAGGCTCGTTGTCACACGCCTTGAGCGGGCGAAGATCCTGGAGGACCCGGTGACGCCCGTAGTGTGGGCGCTGCTTGACGAGGCTGTACTGCGGCGGGTGGTGGGCGGGCCGGAGGTCATGGCGGAACAACTCCGCCACATCGTGAAGCTGGTGGAATCAGGACGCGTACGCGTCCACGTGCTGCCCTTCGGACTGGGGGTCCATCCCCTCATGCAGAGCATGCTCACCCTGCTCAACTTCGAGGATCAGCCGCCGGTGGCGTACTCCGAAGGCATCCAGGTGGGCAAGATCCACGACTCCCCCGCCATGGTCGACCGCCTTGAAGGCACCTACGATCTCGCGCTAGGCGACGCAATGCCGCTCAAGGAGTCACTGACCCTGATGAGGGCGACAGCAAAGGACTACGAACACCGTGAATGA
- a CDS encoding M48 family metallopeptidase, with protein MTVPADPSTYSAPEAHLTVDGLSLRVCASARRKRFALTVETDATLTLHTPAGRSTAEAEQFVRAHRDWLLTKRRERERTRPLSPVKQLADGEVFRYLGRTYRLAVSGEEGAGGGVRLIAGRLIMGTDLAAQPQAGRAALVDWYCRAGRNWTGHRLQPWAARMGVAEPELDVRDLGDRWGSYRPPQAGAGAKGLMSLGWPLFQLPMHLIDYVIAHELAHVKVSGHREDFWRLLRIALPEYEERRADLDELGRRLWMGDIRVGPG; from the coding sequence GTGACCGTCCCGGCCGATCCTTCGACGTACTCCGCTCCCGAAGCCCACCTCACTGTGGACGGGCTGTCCCTTCGGGTGTGTGCCAGCGCCCGAAGGAAACGGTTCGCACTGACCGTCGAGACCGACGCGACCCTCACCCTGCACACCCCGGCCGGGCGCTCGACGGCCGAGGCGGAGCAGTTCGTCCGCGCGCACCGGGACTGGCTGCTGACCAAGCGGCGGGAGCGGGAGCGCACGCGCCCGCTCAGCCCCGTCAAGCAGCTCGCCGACGGAGAGGTCTTCCGCTACCTGGGGAGGACGTACCGGCTGGCCGTGTCCGGTGAGGAGGGGGCGGGCGGAGGAGTCCGGCTGATCGCGGGGCGCCTCATCATGGGCACGGATCTGGCGGCACAGCCGCAGGCGGGTCGGGCAGCGCTGGTCGACTGGTACTGCCGGGCCGGCCGGAACTGGACGGGACATCGGCTGCAGCCCTGGGCGGCCCGCATGGGGGTGGCCGAGCCGGAACTCGACGTGCGGGACCTGGGGGACCGATGGGGTTCGTACCGGCCGCCGCAGGCCGGGGCGGGCGCCAAGGGGCTGATGAGCCTCGGGTGGCCGCTCTTCCAGCTGCCCATGCATCTGATCGACTACGTCATCGCCCATGAGCTGGCCCACGTGAAGGTGTCCGGGCACCGAGAGGACTTCTGGCGGCTGCTGCGGATCGCGCTGCCCGAGTACGAAGAGCGGCGGGCGGACCTCGACGAGCTGGGGCGGCGACTCTGGATGGGTGATATTCGGGTAGGTCCTGGGTGA
- a CDS encoding DUF397 domain-containing protein, which yields MNEPTIPNASSLQGWRKSTYSGNEGGSCLEVLDGYTTGVPVRDSKALQGPALVFSSTGWTSFVAAVGDGRLPV from the coding sequence GTGAATGAACCCACCATCCCCAACGCCTCATCCCTGCAGGGCTGGCGCAAGTCGACGTACAGCGGCAACGAAGGCGGCAGTTGCCTCGAGGTCCTGGACGGCTACACGACCGGTGTCCCGGTCCGTGACTCGAAGGCCCTTCAGGGACCCGCGTTGGTCTTCTCGTCGACCGGCTGGACATCGTTCGTCGCAGCGGTCGGGGACGGCCGCCTGCCCGTCTGA
- a CDS encoding VanZ family protein, translating into MFEAVFGDDHWFLGGLTVLATVLGGTAWRVARGCRAERPFWWVPFVFCLTGVLGVTLAMRGGGAGRGECVINHEVTEPLYTTQGLWNLVMFVPVGLFGVLASRRPVPVLGGVLALPCLIELIQALAPLAAGVCDSADVEMNVAGGLAGLAVGLSAVRGRVAWRALGRSTAVALGVLGVLGATVLQSAVTLEHVDGSSVRDAHGDEREAAERAVRQAFGNRYEIGDVRVSPGVDGYNGWMSVEFAGGFPAELMWPGGRRLTVDFAGTSGAGYAVPGATQPHDARDAYRVARAYMRAHYPWAESASWHVTRAVGHYAGGGAWVTSWRFRGRGVAMPRSLDVRISRAGRVYGLSVDLGPTHVELPAGLLSARQAEYLVRKRERRSRADAGHLHIHARELTTERVKGHQGPWRAVWSVEVADPRCRPDGDGDGCEPYVTSVDAATREIVD; encoded by the coding sequence GTGTTCGAGGCTGTGTTCGGCGACGATCACTGGTTCCTGGGGGGACTCACCGTCCTCGCGACCGTGCTCGGGGGGACGGCGTGGCGGGTGGCTCGGGGGTGCCGGGCCGAGCGGCCCTTCTGGTGGGTGCCGTTCGTGTTCTGCCTCACCGGCGTGCTCGGAGTCACACTCGCCATGCGTGGGGGCGGGGCCGGGAGGGGCGAGTGTGTGATCAACCATGAGGTCACCGAGCCGCTCTACACCACCCAGGGCCTGTGGAACCTGGTGATGTTCGTGCCGGTCGGGCTGTTCGGGGTGCTCGCGTCGCGGCGGCCGGTGCCCGTGCTCGGTGGTGTGCTCGCGCTGCCCTGTCTCATCGAACTCATCCAGGCGCTGGCCCCGTTGGCCGCCGGCGTCTGCGACAGCGCCGATGTCGAGATGAATGTGGCCGGGGGACTGGCCGGTCTCGCCGTGGGGCTGTCGGCGGTGCGTGGCCGGGTGGCCTGGCGGGCGCTGGGCAGGTCCACTGCGGTTGCCCTCGGGGTGCTCGGTGTCCTTGGGGCCACCGTGCTGCAGAGCGCGGTCACCCTGGAGCATGTCGACGGTTCCAGCGTCCGGGACGCCCACGGGGATGAGCGGGAGGCCGCCGAGCGGGCCGTACGGCAGGCCTTCGGGAACCGGTACGAGATTGGTGACGTGCGCGTCAGTCCCGGCGTCGACGGCTACAACGGCTGGATGTCCGTCGAGTTCGCCGGCGGGTTCCCCGCGGAGCTGATGTGGCCTGGCGGGCGCCGGCTCACCGTCGACTTCGCCGGCACCTCCGGCGCGGGGTACGCCGTCCCCGGTGCCACCCAGCCCCACGACGCCCGGGACGCCTACCGCGTCGCCCGCGCCTACATGCGCGCCCACTACCCGTGGGCCGAGTCGGCCTCCTGGCATGTGACGCGCGCGGTGGGCCACTACGCGGGCGGCGGCGCGTGGGTCACCTCGTGGCGGTTCAGGGGGCGCGGGGTGGCCATGCCCCGCAGCCTCGATGTGCGGATCAGCCGGGCCGGGCGCGTCTACGGGCTGTCCGTCGACCTCGGCCCCACGCACGTGGAGCTGCCCGCGGGACTCCTCTCGGCACGGCAGGCCGAGTACCTCGTCAGGAAGCGGGAGCGGCGGAGCCGAGCCGATGCCGGGCACCTGCATATCCACGCCCGGGAGTTGACGACGGAGCGCGTCAAGGGGCATCAGGGGCCCTGGCGCGCGGTGTGGTCCGTGGAGGTGGCCGACCCGAGGTGCCGTCCCGACGGGGACGGGGACGGCTGTGAGCCCTACGTCACGTCGGTGGATGCCGCGACCCGGGAGATCGTCGACTGA
- a CDS encoding type I restriction endonuclease — protein sequence MVVHVERDEVERPFVAQLEAMGWTHVPGVELDELDAAVPLLVDQLGPALRRINLRGSDGQPWMGEDDIRRAVGELASLSLGKGVVQANLAATDMLLHGWTLPSPSAAHGGPSATVQYVEWHPDFVTRNTFTVVDQLRVRSRSGELSILDVVLFVNGIPLVAVECKSPDLAEPVRSAVLDLRHYAGSPVPDLDATLAPVPAGVPELFRTVQLLVAATGETAHLGTVTSEPEHFHPWRSVEPEEEGTLRRELRTAGLLADGADPAAPAPLGEQQKLVGVVLRPAALLNVVRHYVIPMAVESGADGGAVRTVKAVARHQQYRAAEKAVRRLLTGRTRAGRDTEDERGGVIWHTQGSGKSLTMTFLVRRVHLHPRLSEFMVVVVTDRTQLQTQLSRTLKLSESDVETAETRTQMEGLLRDGGRRVVFGMIQKYGTGFTFAGDAEGSGDDRDLTGEGAGRSEDESPGPVPDFPECNKSPDILVLVDEAHRSHTSVLHAALRKAIPNAAKIGFTGTPIITGREEDTRRIFGRGYSPRGFLDEYRMEDAEHDGVVVRIRYEGRTGEGEVRDGEVLDRGFDDLVRDRTPEERAALLKRWPTERDVAESVPMIEAKAEDMLEHWVTTVLPGGFKAQVAAVSRKAAVQYHHALRKARDELLAQLHEFDPESVTGTPLEKLSARQRYLHQAYQFRALLRRIDFVPVISPGSGHKRGEWREWTDAGRQEAYTERFQKAFPELKPDPEWVAVTPFNPPQALTPPTGPAGGMNTPWSEAANSEPPLPASVPDPVHPDSPIAFLIVKSMLLTGFDAPREQVLYLDRPIRDAELLQAVARVNRTSPGKEVGYVVDYYGVFEHLSSALAGYRNADVTDTMRDLSYEVDKLGPAAQKVRDFLGRNGIDDAQLDQLAKLGPAALALQPEDLRFGFDEVLHEFLATLERVLPHEDALDCVADARRWSLLQKRVRRLCRDAEGGTFTLRRYGRKVRAMIADHLEGPEIDQVIPPVSLTALTFDDAVRRLPPQEAAAEMGHALRFHLEERTKREDPAKYERLSKRLEEILRTMPGRFEEQIEEFGPLIEEARQEQEESPELAGLTPLEQRVYRLVEQILEDTPGIRLADGGDVRRLTGKVCDVATGVMARASYQGQHQDISMLAGDLQDALLSNDVRPVGGNWASLENAAERLASFAQDNLRQFRSRARGE from the coding sequence GTGGTGGTGCACGTCGAACGGGACGAGGTGGAGCGGCCGTTCGTCGCGCAGTTGGAGGCCATGGGGTGGACGCATGTGCCGGGCGTGGAGTTGGACGAGCTCGACGCGGCTGTGCCGCTGCTGGTCGACCAGCTCGGGCCCGCGCTGCGGCGGATCAACCTCCGGGGCAGTGACGGTCAGCCCTGGATGGGCGAGGACGACATCCGGCGGGCGGTCGGCGAGCTCGCCTCCCTCTCCCTCGGCAAGGGCGTCGTGCAGGCGAACCTCGCCGCTACCGACATGCTGCTCCACGGCTGGACGCTTCCCTCGCCCTCCGCCGCGCACGGTGGTCCGTCCGCCACCGTCCAGTACGTCGAGTGGCATCCGGATTTCGTCACGCGCAACACCTTCACCGTCGTCGACCAGCTCCGCGTGCGCAGTCGCTCCGGCGAGCTGTCGATACTCGACGTCGTCCTGTTCGTGAACGGCATTCCGCTCGTCGCCGTCGAGTGCAAGAGCCCCGATCTCGCCGAGCCCGTCCGCAGCGCCGTGCTCGATCTCCGTCACTACGCCGGGAGTCCCGTTCCGGACCTCGACGCCACCTTGGCTCCGGTCCCCGCCGGTGTGCCGGAACTGTTCCGGACCGTGCAGCTCCTCGTCGCCGCGACCGGCGAGACCGCCCACCTGGGCACCGTCACCTCCGAGCCCGAGCACTTCCACCCGTGGCGCAGCGTCGAACCGGAGGAGGAGGGCACACTGCGGCGGGAGCTGCGTACCGCCGGACTGCTCGCGGACGGCGCCGACCCGGCCGCGCCTGCGCCGCTTGGCGAGCAGCAGAAGCTCGTCGGTGTGGTCCTGCGGCCGGCCGCCCTGCTCAACGTCGTACGGCACTACGTGATCCCGATGGCCGTCGAGTCCGGGGCGGACGGCGGGGCCGTGCGGACCGTGAAAGCCGTCGCCCGGCACCAGCAGTACCGGGCCGCCGAGAAGGCCGTCCGCAGACTGCTGACCGGGCGGACCCGTGCCGGGCGGGACACCGAGGACGAGCGCGGCGGTGTCATCTGGCACACGCAGGGCTCCGGCAAGTCGCTGACCATGACGTTCCTGGTGCGACGCGTGCATCTGCACCCTCGGCTCAGTGAGTTCATGGTGGTCGTGGTCACCGACCGCACCCAGTTGCAGACTCAGCTCTCACGGACGCTGAAGCTCAGCGAGTCCGACGTCGAGACGGCGGAAACCCGGACGCAAATGGAGGGGCTGCTGCGCGACGGCGGGCGGCGCGTCGTCTTCGGCATGATCCAGAAGTACGGGACCGGCTTCACCTTCGCCGGGGACGCGGAAGGCAGCGGGGACGACCGGGATCTGACGGGAGAGGGAGCGGGCCGGAGCGAGGACGAAAGCCCTGGCCCCGTACCGGACTTCCCCGAGTGCAACAAGTCGCCGGACATCCTCGTCCTCGTCGACGAGGCACACCGCTCCCACACCAGCGTCCTGCACGCCGCCCTGCGCAAGGCGATCCCGAACGCCGCCAAGATCGGGTTCACGGGTACGCCGATCATCACCGGGCGCGAGGAGGACACGCGCCGGATCTTCGGGCGGGGCTACTCGCCGCGGGGCTTCCTCGACGAGTACCGGATGGAGGACGCCGAGCACGACGGCGTCGTCGTCCGTATCCGCTACGAGGGACGGACCGGGGAGGGCGAGGTCCGTGACGGGGAGGTCCTCGACAGGGGGTTCGACGACCTCGTCCGGGACCGCACCCCCGAGGAGCGGGCCGCGCTGCTCAAGCGGTGGCCCACCGAGCGGGACGTCGCCGAGTCCGTTCCCATGATCGAGGCGAAGGCCGAGGACATGCTGGAGCACTGGGTGACCACCGTGCTGCCCGGCGGCTTCAAGGCACAGGTCGCGGCCGTCAGCCGGAAGGCGGCCGTGCAGTACCACCACGCCCTGCGCAAGGCCCGTGACGAACTGCTGGCGCAGTTGCACGAGTTCGACCCGGAGTCGGTGACGGGAACACCACTGGAGAAGCTGTCCGCCAGACAGCGGTATCTCCACCAGGCTTACCAGTTCCGGGCGCTGCTGCGGCGGATCGACTTCGTTCCCGTCATCTCCCCGGGTTCTGGCCACAAGCGCGGGGAATGGAGGGAGTGGACCGACGCCGGCCGCCAGGAGGCGTACACCGAGCGCTTTCAGAAGGCGTTCCCCGAGCTGAAGCCCGATCCGGAGTGGGTCGCGGTGACCCCCTTCAACCCACCGCAGGCCCTGACTCCGCCCACCGGTCCCGCCGGCGGGATGAACACCCCGTGGTCCGAGGCCGCGAACAGCGAGCCGCCGCTCCCCGCCTCGGTGCCCGACCCCGTGCACCCCGACAGCCCCATCGCGTTCCTGATCGTAAAGTCCATGCTGCTCACCGGATTCGACGCCCCGCGCGAACAGGTGCTCTACCTGGACCGGCCGATCCGGGACGCTGAGCTGCTCCAGGCCGTCGCGCGTGTCAACCGCACCTCGCCCGGTAAGGAAGTCGGTTACGTCGTCGACTACTACGGCGTCTTCGAGCACCTCTCCAGCGCCCTCGCCGGGTACCGGAACGCCGACGTCACCGACACCATGCGCGATCTGTCCTACGAGGTGGACAAGCTCGGGCCCGCTGCCCAGAAGGTCCGCGACTTCCTGGGACGCAACGGCATCGACGACGCGCAGCTCGACCAGCTCGCCAAACTGGGGCCCGCGGCCCTCGCACTGCAACCCGAAGACCTGCGGTTCGGCTTCGACGAGGTGCTGCACGAGTTCCTCGCCACCCTCGAACGCGTCCTCCCGCACGAGGACGCCCTGGACTGCGTGGCGGACGCCCGGCGCTGGAGCCTGCTCCAGAAGCGGGTGCGGCGGCTGTGCCGGGACGCCGAGGGCGGCACGTTCACGCTGCGCCGGTACGGGCGCAAGGTCCGGGCGATGATCGCCGACCACCTCGAAGGGCCCGAGATCGACCAGGTCATCCCGCCGGTCTCGCTCACGGCTCTCACCTTCGACGACGCCGTGCGACGGCTGCCGCCGCAGGAGGCGGCGGCGGAGATGGGCCATGCGCTCCGCTTCCACCTGGAGGAACGGACGAAGCGGGAGGACCCCGCGAAGTACGAAAGGCTCTCCAAGCGCCTGGAAGAGATCCTGCGCACGATGCCGGGTCGCTTCGAGGAGCAGATCGAGGAGTTCGGCCCGCTGATCGAGGAGGCCAGGCAGGAGCAGGAGGAGTCCCCGGAACTCGCCGGTCTCACGCCGCTCGAACAGAGGGTGTACCGGCTCGTGGAGCAGATCCTGGAGGACACCCCCGGGATCAGGCTCGCCGATGGCGGAGACGTCAGACGGCTCACGGGCAAGGTGTGCGACGTGGCCACCGGGGTCATGGCCAGGGCGTCGTACCAGGGGCAGCACCAGGACATCAGCATGCTGGCCGGAGACCTCCAGGATGCCTTGCTCAGTAACGATGTCCGGCCCGTGGGCGGAAACTGGGCGTCGTTGGAGAACGCCGCTGAGCGCCTGGCGTCCTTCGCGCAGGACAACCTGCGGCAGTTCCGAAGCAGGGCGAGGGGAGAATAG